The DNA sequence TGTTCCCCACCAGTCATAATCCCCCTCTTATTTCCCTGAGGCCCAccactaaggggcaatttacagcggccagtTAATCTCTGTTTGCAATGTGAGAGAAACTGGGAGCATCCAGGGGAAGTCCATGTGTCCACaggaagaatgcacaaactcctcaAAATGGCACCAGACGTCAGCATTGAACCTGCGtcactggagctatgaggcagcaccCCTAACACCTGGCACACCATAAAGAGAAGGCACAGTTTTCCTCCCAGTTAAGCCGACATCATggtgaagaagaagggtttcggcccgaaacgttgcctatttccttcgctccatagatgctgcctcacccgctgagtttctccagcacttttgtctaccttcaattttccagcatctgcagttccttcttgaacatgctgATATTCCAACCAGCACCAAATTCTGCATTGAGAAATGGCATGAATGGTAAAATTCACCATTCCTCCCagtaccttctgtgtaaaaatatggataaataaataaacttgaGGGGGTTAGCCCTCCTACTGGCTCTGTGAGAGTATCCTATAACTACTTGTGTAACTGAgcacccaatgggtctgcaccatATATTCCGCGCCTAGGATCAGGAAGTGTTGTTATTCATTCAAAAAGTGtttcacattaagggcactgaattCCTAAAGAACatttgtgaaatgttttaaaagcTGTGACACATCAAGGTGTAATTTTTTATATGGCTTCACATTTATAAAAATGTTGCGCCTTATTGGGACCTCACCCACACTTCACAAAACGTCCTCCCAGCTTTTGATGTGTTATTTTGTTTAAAGTTAAATCCTTATTTGCTATATAATGACTTTAATCTGCTCTAATTCTAATCCCTTCACCTGTAAGTGTATTGTTGCTATGTTTTCCTCCGAGGCTGGATACCTCTGTAAAGGCTGGTGATCAAGTTTCcctactggtttagtttagtgatacagcacagaaacaggccctttggccccactgagttcgcactgaccacgatcaccctgtacactgatactatcctacacactagggacaatttacaattataccgaattAATTAggctacagacctgtacgtctttggagtgtgggaggaaactgaagattccggagaaaacccacgcaggtcacggggagaaggtacaaactccgtacagacagcacctgtagtcaggaacgaaccagggtccctggcgctgtaaggcagtaacctctaccgctgcgtcaccacgCCGCCCACTACTTGAGTGAAGGGAAGGATCCTGCTCCATGTCACAGAGAGTTACTAACAGCCCCAGTGTGGACCAAAAAACGtacagagaggaaagagagaggctgAGAAATTGATTTGCGCAGCATTGCGTTCGTCAGCATTTTGCGATGGAATGATTTTCTTGTGCATGCAGCTATGGCCTGTCCTGTGGCCACAATATTTATATGACTGGTTCATTTGAGTTTCGGATCAATGGCGATCACCATGGgggtggcacagttgcgcagcggtagagtggctgccttgcaTCGCCAGGGATGTATTGGGCCGGATCTCGGGCAATGACAAGACAGgatacaggaaggagatatagagcTCAGTATCATGATGTCAAAACaagaacctttccctcaatgtcagcaagacgaaggagATAGTTATCGGCCAGTAACCAGGGTGGAGTAAATGCCCCGATCAGCAGTAATGGTGCCAAATTAAAAAATAGTTGAGAACTTCACGTTCCTAAACATAAATATTACTCGCAATCTGTCCTGGATCAACCACATTGAAGGTACGGCCAATAGAGCACACTAAcacttctacttcctcagaagaataagaaaatttggcatgtctccaataactcttaccatcttctacagatgcaccatagaaagcatattaTCAAGTTGCAtctcagtttggtttgggaactaagAAGCTGAGGCAGAGGAAGAAGAAGTTATACCCGAGGCACCGAAAATATTCACAACAAAGAAACTGGCGGAGGTGTTTGCTACTATCAGCAGTGGCGTACGCATGTTGGAAGAAATGGACGTCAATTACGAGAGAGTCGCAAAAACTGACAGGCAGATACAGGagtgcctgtctgaagaagggtttcggcccgaaacgttgcctatttccttcgctccataaatgctgctgcacccgctgagtttctccagcttttttgtgtaccaggcaGATACAGGATGCTCTTGCCTGCTATAGGGAAATATATAATGAAAAGAAGAAACAAACTGTACAGATAAAACTTGATATCTTCCTGAAGAACACTGTGCCTGCTAAACAATCAACAAGTGTCGATGCCCCAATGCCTACTCCCACTATTCTCGAGCCTTATCAGAAGAGAGGGAATGTTTGGTAGGTTGggtgtattaaatgcattttcaacatgatattttcgatttacgatgggttcgTAAACCCACCGTAAGTTGGGGAGCAACTGTAAATAGGAAGCTGGAGTGTTGCTGGCAGCCTGACTGATTCAAGGTTTCTTTCAAATGTTTGGAAACAAAGAGGaacctgaaataaaataaaacagaactgtAATATGTTACCAACAAATCAATAAAAAAGGAAGTTTAGGAAGGGAAGAAGCCATTGAGGAATTGACAAGAGATTACCACAGATAACACGGAGAGATGGCAGCAATATTGTATTATTACTTTGTATTAACTATTATTTTGTTCTGGTATTTACAAGGAAATAGAGCAGATGGATGTGACATTTCATGTTGAAATGAGAAATAGTAAAAGGAGAAATGTTCTGCCATTAATGCAATATAAAGAGGGGATATACTTGCCGTCCCAGCATGTCACAAGTTGATGTTCACTTTCATCAAGGTTCAATGCTTAAGACTGCAGTGAATGTACATAGCACACTTGCCTGTCGGATAGGACGCAACAAGTAAAACTGTGCATCAGAAAATTGTGGAATCCAGCCCCGGCTCCACAAAATAAATCATAGCATCCAGATTATATTGGTAAGCAGCGCACTGTGGATGGGGCAGTATTGAGGGGGCACCATGCAATGGGAGGGGTAGTACTGAGAGAGTGCCACACCGTGTGAAGGACAGTGGTGAGGGAGTGCCACATTTTAGGAAGGGAAGTGCTGAGGAAGGTAGCACATTGTTCGAGGATTTGCACTGAGGGAACGCCGCCCTATGAGAGAGGCGGTACTGAGGGAGAGCTAGACCCTGGCAGTACTGAAGCAACACTTCATTGTATCAGGGCACCACACTGTTGGAGGCACGTTGTTGAAGGAGCGCCTCATGTGAGAGAGGACAATATTGAGTGAGCGTCGctcagttttttttaataaaaattaatttattcaattattaacaaTCATAATACTTACAAAACATACAGTGAGAACACCAAAATTACCAAATATTCTGAATGCTTATATTTAataactatattgcaatcctgaTCCAGGATTCAGTTAATCCCAGCAATCCCGGAAATGAAGATGGTGGGACAGAAGTGCAGCCAGAAAGCAAGAAACAGCCCCAGCACAGGACTACGGTGGACTGTAGCAAAGCAGTGCTGCATTGTGGAAGGTACAGTATTGAGTGATCTCCACACTGTGGGAGACATGGTGTTGAGGGAACACCTCACTGTGGAAGAGTTAGTAGTGAAGGAGCTCCGTCCGCACTGTGGGAGGAGCAATACTGGGGGGGAGCATTGTTACTGGTTACTCCATTTGGGGGATGCAAGCAGGTTTTTGACgaatctagaacatagaacagtacagctgcagaacgggcccttcggcccgcaatgtctgtgtcgaacatgatggcaaggctatcacttatctgcctgcacgtaacccatatccttccattccatccatatccatatgcctgtccaaaagcaATTTCAATGTCACTAACGCATCTGCTTCAATCTCCATCCCctacagtgtgttccaggcacttacctccctctgggtaaaacacttgccccgcacatttcctttaaactttgcccctcttaataATTGAGATTCTGGTCAATAATTGTAGAAAGAAACCATCAAAGTTACAAATGACTGTTTATTATTGTAAAACACAGGACAATACTTAATAAAGGAGCCAATATGTAATACAGGAAATAGAGAAATAATAAAGCAACAAATCtcatgcccttctgcccattgTGTCTCCACTGATATGAGCAATGGCTGGTAGCATCAAGTCCCACGGCCATCTATCCTTTGGAGATTCTGGCTTGTGATAGCAGGTCTGGAGAACTCCGATGTCCTGGTACCCTTCTGGATCCCAGACCAAGGAGAAGTAACAAAGACTCATAACAGAGCTGCCTCCCTGATACATCAAGTCCACACTAACATAAATACCTTACCGTTACAATCGCTTAGGTCTTATCAGCAGTTTTAGGGGGGGAAAAGGTAAAAATAACAAATTTGTCTATATGTACACGTTGCTCTGCATGTACCAATTGAACTCACTATCTACTGGATATCATGACTTCTGACTTCTAACTCTATTCCCTCTACACCAGTGAATTTATCCACTACTGAGAGCCTTGGTCCATGCTTGCAAGACACGAACGTATACAGCAGACATGCCAGACAGCTTAACCACTTCCACGTGACATGTCTGTGGAGAATACTTCACATCAAGTGGCAAGACAAAGTTCCAGATACAGGTTCTGTCCCAGCCAAACCTCCCAACATCTACACATTGCTGAATCACTGCTCAGGTGGGCAAGACGTGGCAGAAGAATGAATGATGACGGAACACCAAAGCAGCTACTTCACGGAGAGCTGACTGCGGGTAGACCATCGTGTGATGGACAGATAGAGATTCAAAGACTCTCTTAGAATATCCCTGAAGAGTTTCAACATTGGCACACGCCACTGGGAACAACAAGTATTGGATCGTCCTGTTTGTGACGTGCCCGCATAAAAAGTGGTGCTCACTCATACGAGGAAGCCACTGTAGATTAGAGGAGACAAATAGGAAAAGTGAATCAAGAACcactgatgctgcagctccatcCCACCTCTGCCTTTTGTGTGGAAGGAACATTCAAGCCCAGACTGGTCTGATCGCCCAACTCACCTCTCTATAAACGAGATACCATGGTCTTACTCAAAGATACTACAGCGGGGCTCTAGTATATTTGGTCTTACACGAGAACGGGTGAAGAACAACGACTGTTGTGGTTATTCAAAGCCAATCACTTCAGTGCCAGGATGTaatagctggagtacctcagggcTGAGCCTTTGCTACAACCATATCCAGTTGCTTCATCAATGAGTGGGGATGTTCGCTGATGATTACACAATGTTCCAACCCATTTACAAATCATCAACAAATGAAGCTGTCCACATCTGCAGGCACTAAGTCCTCGACTACATGAAGTAACTTGACCACTGCACCGCTACCATATCACTGTGATGGGCAGAAATGCTATAGATATAAGGGCAAGTCAAAGGCCAACTCCAAGAGAAAGCTTGTCAAACCTCTCTTGGCATTCAAACCCACTATCATCACCAAGGCACTATGAGCAACATCGGACAGAAAGTACACCCTACTTATACATATGACTTTAAACTCAACATGACTTGTAACTCAGCTGCATCGGCCACATATGACTGTGGGTACAAGAGTAAGTCAGAGGCTGAGTAACCCCTGTGAGTGACTcacttgacaccatccacaaggcACAAGCTAGGATTGCGATAAACCTGCCTCCTTGCTCAAATAGGTTTACCTCCAACCAAGGTCTCGAGCTAAAAGAAGCTAGATGTCTCCGAGAGCCATCAGTCACATGATTGGTGGCCCGACCTACACCCTAAACCTTCAATCCCTCCACCAGCACCACACCTTGGTTGAGTGCAGCATCTCAATAAGGTTCCTCAACAGTTCCTCCTAATGCAGGtggcctggctgagatatatgaatcatcattagataagggtgaggtgctggaagactggaggatggctaattttctgcctatttaagaagggctgtacGGAAAAAACCTGTCAACTATAGATCAGTGAGCCTAACGTCTGTGGTAGACAAGCTATTggaaagtattctgagggataagatatatatgcatttggatagacaggggctgATTGAGGATAGTCAACATTGTTTTATATTTGGGAAATTATATCTTATGAATCTGAGTTTTTtcaagaagtaaccaaaaaggttgatgagggtaaagccgtAGACAttctctatatggactttagtaaggcataaGATTTCacatggtgggctgctctggaagattagatcacatgagatccagggagagctagccgactggatagagaattacttcatggaatgaagcagaggatgatagtggaaggttgttttttggactgaagGCCTGTAACCAGTGGTGTGCCCCAAGGAACCAAGctaggcccattactgtttgtggtttatatcaacaattggATGCAAATGAAGAAGGCACGATTAGTAAGATTGCAGATTACACTAATGTaggtattgtagatagcgaagacAGTTATCAAACAGTACAGtaagatcttgatcagctgagcaagtgggtgtaggaaagattaatggagtttaatgcagattagtgcaaggtgttgcattttgggcagtctaatctgtgttgtagagcagagggatctgggaatgcaggtaaatagttccttgaaagtggcgtcacaggtagatggcTTAGtcaaaaagacaaacacaaaatgctggagtaactcagggggtcagccagcatctctggggataaggaatagatgatgtttcactcAGCCCAGGAAGCTGGGAAGAAGTAGACCAGGTGGGTGAGGTCTCAGGTTTGATACGCTATTTACAGCCAGCAGCAAGGCAAGTGATACAGGTGGTCTGTGTGCTGATTGAAATTCCCCACAGTTCCTGATCTTAGGCTCTCTCCTGGGGAGTTGTTGGTGTGTACGATATCTCCAGTAGGCTAAGCTGAGCTATTTTGTCTCAGTCACATAGTCAAACCGTACAGGCCAGTCAGCTAAGAACTTTACCAAATGATAAAGTAATTGAACACGATTCCCTGGAGCTATATTCCAAAATAGCTCTTAGCAAGCGTAATATATTTTTTCTGTAAATCAATcccattacaaaaaaaacagagTGGTGATTCCGTGCAGTCCTGTTAGATCCTCTCTGGTTTCAAGGCCCATATTTGCAAGGGGTGCCGAGGGTTCAGTGCGATCGTAAGAAGACGTGCTCCTTCTCCTCAGATGCTGACAATGCCCTAACAAGAAGAGATGAATGGTCTTTGAGAGTTGAGCGCTAATGTGTGGTGGGTCTACGAGTGATTCGCTTCTTGATGAAGTGGATTTGTTTGAGCAAAGCAGCTGTCAGTGAGATCATCAGAATCTGAAAGGAAAAGTCAAAGAGTCAACCATTGTTTCCTGACTCCAGTTTCTCCAGCTCACTTTTACAGGGATAAGACCTCAAGGGCATAAAATAACATGGCATTATTTAGTGCTCAGTGTACAGACTTATGTATGGGTATTGATCATAGAGGCCCAGATGTAAGCTTGAAAAAAGCCTCACGTTTGTCTATATTCTCGCTCTCTAACTGTTCCCATTCACTCAGTTACTAGACAATCTTGTTTGCAGCTTATCCCCACGTTCACTCTGGTTTTACCCCACAGGGAAATCCCTCTATCACACCCTCTCTTCAGCTTAATGAGACTATTTTATCTCTTtcacagttctgatgaaggatctccaaCCTGAAACaggcctgacccgctaagtattTCCAGTGTTCACTGTGGATGTAGGCTAAGCTGCGTGAGAATGTAAGGTAGGTCATGGAGCAGCTGGTGATTACAGCTAGGCTTCATCAGTGCACCTTTGTAACAGACCCTGAATCCTTGGAAGATGATGCTGAGGAGCAGTATGTAGTCATGAAATTAAGAGCAAGTAAGCTTGGCGGACACCAGAGATAACAACCGGAAAAGGAAGTAATTTGATTGCAAGTGACTGAGACAGTTATGAACTGAGACACTGGCGAAAATCCCACGACATGAACATTGTTATAGCTTGGGAGAAAGTCCAGAAGAATGACGATgacagtacagtttagtttagtttaaagatggaaacaagcccttcatcccaccggatctgcgccgaccattgatcacttatACACTACATCTACCCtaagcattagggacaatttccaaatacaaacccacatgtctttggcgtgtaagaggaaaccggagcacccgcaggaaagccatgcggtcacggtaagaacgtacaaactccatacagccagcacccatagtcatgatcagacccgggtctttggcgcagtgaggcagcaactctaccgctgcgccactgtgccacccaaaaaaTGCCGCGCAAGTAATATTGTTAAAATAAGAGGGACACAGACCTCGAGGAAAAGCAGACCAAGGCCTAAACCAGCGATCAGATACAGATTCCGCTGTCCCCATTTGACAATAGTGTCCAGACATCCAGTAGTGTAGATCTGATTCCGGTTTTCCCAAGGATCGATCAGCTGAGTCTCATACCCACACATGGtgttcagcatctatggaggtgaAAGCCCCATTGTTTAAGTCCACCATTTGTTTAAGATCTCCATCAAACGCATTTAAGTTAATATGTCATTCAGTCCCTGAAAGAGCTCAGAGTGTTAGCCAGCGATCAAGCAAATATAAACTGTGACAAGCATCCCAAGGTGTCCTGGTTGATATTATCtctaaaagaacatcaagaaTCAGATTATTGAGTCATTATCACACAGGTGTTTACTAGAACTTGCAGTGCACACAAAAGACCGCTGCAATCCCTATCTAAATGGTGAGTTCACTACAAAAAACAAGAGTTGGTTGATAAATGGATGTCGTCTATCTGGTCCACCATATTCCTGCCACTCTTGGGTTTCAGAAGTAAGTAAACCTTCTTTCAGCAGGAATGTCAGTACAGGCAGCGTTAAGTGAAGTGAGGTTTCTAGTCCTGAGCACTGTCCTTAAGTCGAATTCTCTGTAAATCATAATCGTCCATTTTCTCTTGCAATCAGTATCGCGCTCTACATACAAGTAATAgaatattttcatttcattatACAGTATATTCACCGTAACGCTTCCGACTGATAAAACTAATGGAATAAATGCTGCATCCAGTCATTAATACCTTGAAACATTTTCCTATTGTTTTTATTAACTTGAAAATTGCTTCAGAAATGTATGAGAGAATTTGCGTAAGTTAGGTCATCTGTTACCAGGGGAGCCTGGAGCCCCAGAGCCCTGGTACAAGGCAGCTCATCCTCACCTCTTCAGTTGTCATCACACAGCAGGAAAACGGCACGGCACATCGTTCGAGGCTGGGGTTGGTTTCTGCACAGCTGAAGTACACATTTTTGGACCAGTCTTTGTAACTTAATACTCCGCAACATCTGAACTGGAGGAAGATAACTGGGGACACTTACAACTGTCCAGCATACAGCTTGTGAGAGAAGGTTGAATCTCATTTATTTTTACTTTGTCAATAATCACTTTGAAAGGCTTGTCATTCCACTTAAATCATCTCTATTTCATGCACACAAAACTGAAAGAAAAATATGTTtcaaacatcattaagaagaacttTAGTTCAAAAGAAAAATATTGTACATGATGAAAGTTTAAATATCACTATCATAAGTTGCGAAAATAGCAACAATTGCTGGTTAATTTTTTGAGGAGACATTAATACATAGTGATAAGCCAAAATGTTCATTTTCTGCAGAAAGGAATCAAGAATAATTTTCTCATATCTTCAGACAtgccaggccactcggcccattagCTTCATGCCGGCTCCCATCCACCACCTTCTCATTTCTCTACAGGtacgagagatatgggccaaacacaggaaaaaGACACTagcaaattggtcggcatggatgaatcTGCCCGAATTCTATGATGATAATTAATCCTTTAGGATGTGAGAAAAtccagagctcctggaggaaatccatgtggcaacagagagaacatacaattgCTCTGCAGGCCGTACCCGAGATCAGAATCAGGGAATAAATAACTCCCCTAATGTGTAAATACTCTGTTGTGTGATGTCACCTTTAAATAATTCTATTGTAAACAAAAACAGATCATAATAATCAACTTTGCCGCGATTCAGAGAAACCCATACCTTTTTCTGGATGTAATCAATAAGATTTTGCAAGTCAAGATCATCCCTGTATCTGATCATTCCTTTCTCCAGTAATGCCACAGCCCTCATTTCCACCTTAAACAAATGAAACACAATTTAGAGACAGTTGAGCTTTCTGGAGTCGCTGGAGagcaaaaatctgcagatgctggaaataaagATAGAAAATTCTGGAGATATTCAgtaggtcgagcagcatctgtggtgagagaaacagagttaatgtttcagatcaataacTTATCATTAGATCTCTTGCAGCGGGACCTGCTGGGTACCTCTTGCAAATCCTGCttatatctttagactttagagatacagtgcggaatcaggccattcggcccaccaagttcatgccgaccaacgatctccccgaacactaacactatcctacacactagggataattttacaattttaccaaagccaattaacctaccaacctgtatgtctttggagtgtgggagaaaacttatgcagtcacagggagaaacatataaactccatacagacagcacccgtagtctggatcgaacccggatctctgtaaggcagcaactctgctgctgcaccactgtgcctccctgggTGATCCGTGATGATGCTGATGGCTATATCCCCTGAATGTAAACCAAATGGAAGACTGAATGGTTTCATTCTCACGGAAAATCAAATGAGCGATTAGGCAAACAAGAAAGTTATCcctaaatgttttaaatatttgtaaCTGACAAATTCTGAGGCTTAACATATTATAATATTTATCTGCACTCTAGGATTACATTTCATTGTAAATCCAtttattcaaaagagagttaccaTGTGGTCTATGTGTTTTGTGCAAATGCACAAGGTGACCACACATGCACATGGACAGGGGACAGTGGTGGACGCACTTGGTCCCCACATCAGTGATGTTCAGGTGATCATGTGCAGGTTGTGAACAGAAATAGGTACTCCACAAGACAAGTAGGCCCAGCTTCATCCCGATTTAAAGGGGAACTCCATAGGCAGTGCTCTATTTGAGTGTAGAGAGCAATCTACACACTGGACTCCAAATTAAACCTCAAAAACCCCTTCACAATctcagtaaaggggctgtcccacttgggcgacctaatcagcgagtttaggagagtttgaaaaaatgtcatgttgaagacctccttcgacctcctttga is a window from the Leucoraja erinacea ecotype New England chromosome 19, Leri_hhj_1, whole genome shotgun sequence genome containing:
- the zgc:113223 gene encoding tetraspanin-33 isoform X2 translates to MIAVGIYAKTAVEGGAVESLTADPALILMIVGCLIFCITFLGCVGALRDIQILLKIFLWTLLFILLLQVTGAVLGFAFAEKVEMRAVALLEKGMIRYRDDLDLQNLIDYIQKKFRCCGVLSYKDWSKNVYFSCAETNPSLERCAVPFSCCVMTTEEMLNTMCGYETQLIDPWENRNQIYTTGCLDTIVKWGQRNLYLIAGLGLGLLFLEILMISLTAALLKQIHFIKKRITRRPTTH
- the zgc:113223 gene encoding tetraspanin-33 isoform X3 — encoded protein: MKTSWLIKYTLFAFCYIFWVASGLMIAVGIYAKTAVEGGAVESLTADPALILMIVGCLIFCITFLGCVGALRDIQILLKIVEMRAVALLEKGMIRYRDDLDLQNLIDYIQKKFRCCGVLSYKDWSKNVYFSCAETNPSLERCAVPFSCCVMTTEEMLNTMCGYETQLIDPWENRNQIYTTGCLDTIVKWGQRNLYLIAGLGLGLLFLEILMISLTAALLKQIHFIKKRITRRPTTH
- the zgc:113223 gene encoding tetraspanin-33 isoform X1, which gives rise to MKTSWLIKYTLFAFCYIFWVASGLMIAVGIYAKTAVEGGAVESLTADPALILMIVGCLIFCITFLGCVGALRDIQILLKIFLWTLLFILLLQVTGAVLGFAFAEKVEMRAVALLEKGMIRYRDDLDLQNLIDYIQKKFRCCGVLSYKDWSKNVYFSCAETNPSLERCAVPFSCCVMTTEEMLNTMCGYETQLIDPWENRNQIYTTGCLDTIVKWGQRNLYLIAGLGLGLLFLEILMISLTAALLKQIHFIKKRITRRPTTH